A stretch of Chitinophagaceae bacterium DNA encodes these proteins:
- a CDS encoding fumarylacetoacetate hydrolase family protein — MKLIRYGDAGREKPAVIINDGWFDVSGYVDDYNEKFFENDGLSSLKKIIDERSLKPVPVNTRLGSPVARPSKIICIGLNYSDHAKESNMQLPAEPVIFFKATSAIVGPNDDLVIPKNSVKTDWEVELAVVIGKKASYIEEGDALNHVAGYVLHNDYSEREFQLERSGQWVKGKSCDTFAPLGPWLATRDEVADVNNLRLWLTVNGRIMQDGNTKNLVFTVPHLVAYVSRFMTLLPGDVISTGTPAGVGMGQKPAPVYIKPGDVIELGIDGLGSSKQTARAYSSK, encoded by the coding sequence ATGAAACTGATCCGCTATGGTGATGCAGGCAGGGAAAAGCCTGCTGTCATTATCAATGATGGCTGGTTTGATGTATCCGGTTACGTGGATGATTACAATGAGAAGTTTTTTGAGAATGACGGACTTTCGTCATTGAAAAAGATCATTGATGAAAGATCCCTAAAACCGGTTCCGGTAAACACAAGGCTCGGTTCGCCAGTCGCCCGGCCATCAAAGATCATCTGCATCGGGTTGAATTATTCCGACCATGCAAAGGAGAGCAATATGCAGTTACCTGCTGAGCCGGTCATTTTCTTTAAAGCAACAAGTGCGATCGTTGGCCCCAACGATGACCTGGTAATTCCTAAAAACAGTGTGAAGACCGATTGGGAAGTGGAACTGGCGGTAGTGATCGGTAAAAAGGCATCTTATATTGAGGAGGGAGATGCCTTGAACCATGTAGCCGGGTATGTATTGCACAATGATTACAGCGAACGGGAATTTCAACTGGAGAGAAGCGGCCAGTGGGTGAAGGGAAAGAGTTGCGACACGTTTGCGCCGCTTGGCCCCTGGCTTGCCACCCGGGATGAGGTAGCGGATGTAAATAACCTCCGGCTTTGGTTAACCGTAAATGGCAGGATCATGCAGGATGGCAATACAAAAAACCTGGTATTTACTGTTCCGCACCTGGTTGCTTATGTAAGCCGGTTCATGACCTTGTTGCCCGGCGATGTCATTTCAACCGGAACACCGGCAGGTGTGGGAATGGGACAAAAACCAGCACCCGTTTATATTAAACCCGGTGATGTGATCGAGTTGGGGATCGACGGGTTGGGGAGCAGCAAACAAACAGCGAGGGCGTATTCATCAAAGTGA
- a CDS encoding L-rhamnose mutarotase — translation MTQLKRYCLALDLKDDPAFIREYEEHHRHVWPEIIKSIKDSGIEVLDIYRTGNRLFMIIEAGDDFSFEKKSAADASNPDVQEWEERMWKFQQALPWAKPGQKWVIMDKIFELP, via the coding sequence GTGACACAGCTAAAACGATATTGCCTTGCCCTGGACCTGAAAGATGACCCGGCTTTTATCCGGGAGTATGAAGAACATCACAGGCATGTCTGGCCCGAAATAATAAAAAGCATCAAGGATTCCGGCATTGAAGTGCTGGATATTTACCGCACGGGCAACAGGCTGTTCATGATCATTGAAGCAGGGGATGATTTCAGTTTTGAAAAAAAATCAGCTGCGGATGCATCCAACCCGGACGTGCAGGAATGGGAAGAACGGATGTGGAAATTCCAGCAGGCATTGCCCTGGGCAAAACCAGGACAGAAGTGGGTCATCATGGATAAAATCTTTGAACTGCCATGA
- a CDS encoding SDR family oxidoreductase, producing MDLGLKDKVIMVSGGAKGIGAGITRALALEGAMPVIIGRNEADNESMLSEIGGKGFAVTAELTKPDECKKAVDSVINKFGKIDGLVNNAGVNDGVGLEDGNYDSFMASLHKNLVHYYLLAHFALPGLIKSRGSIVNIGSKVAETGQGNTSAYAASNGGRNALTREWAVELLKYGIRVNAVIVAECYTPLYEKWINSLSDPALKLSSITEKVPLEKRMTTAEEIANMVVFLLSGRSSHTTGQLIHVDGGYTHLDRAL from the coding sequence ATGGATCTCGGGTTAAAAGATAAGGTCATCATGGTCAGCGGCGGCGCCAAGGGTATTGGCGCAGGGATAACAAGGGCTCTTGCACTGGAAGGTGCCATGCCGGTCATTATCGGCAGGAATGAGGCTGACAATGAATCAATGCTATCTGAAATCGGGGGTAAAGGTTTTGCTGTGACGGCTGAACTTACAAAACCGGATGAATGTAAAAAGGCGGTTGATTCCGTGATCAATAAATTCGGAAAGATCGATGGACTGGTAAATAATGCCGGCGTAAATGACGGGGTAGGGCTGGAAGACGGAAATTATGATTCTTTCATGGCTTCTTTGCATAAGAACCTGGTACATTATTACCTGTTAGCGCACTTCGCATTACCAGGATTAATTAAAAGCAGGGGATCCATTGTGAATATCGGTAGCAAAGTTGCTGAAACCGGGCAGGGTAATACTTCTGCCTATGCTGCTTCCAATGGTGGCCGTAATGCACTGACGAGAGAGTGGGCGGTGGAGTTATTAAAATACGGGATACGGGTCAATGCCGTCATCGTTGCCGAATGTTATACACCCCTTTATGAGAAATGGATAAACTCCTTATCCGACCCGGCACTGAAATTAAGTTCCATCACCGAAAAGGTACCATTGGAAAAACGAATGACCACTGCGGAGGAGATCGCCAACATGGTAGTATTTCTGCTTTCGGGAAGATCAAGCCACACCACCGGGCAGTTGATCCATGTGGATGGGGGATACACACATCTTGACCGGGCATTATAA
- a CDS encoding alpha-L-fucosidase yields MKLFLIIFFVCCPLLFRAQTVIPKPTKAQLVWHDMEFYLFMHFGPNTFTDLEWGHGTEKEEVFNPTNLDCEQWCRIAKASGAKGIIITAKHHDGFCLWPSKFSKHTVRESKWKNGKGDVLKELSAACRKYGLKFGVYISPWDRNHPDYGTEKYNDVFVNMMKELFTSYGPIWELWWDGANGEGPNGKKQVYDWKRFERTVRELSPRTVVFSDIGPDIRWVGNESGIAGVTNWNTLDTAGFTRGAGGPPGYSKHRKCKWKELDTGRM; encoded by the coding sequence ATGAAACTTTTTCTGATCATATTTTTTGTTTGTTGCCCGTTGCTTTTCCGGGCGCAGACTGTAATTCCCAAACCCACCAAAGCACAGCTTGTCTGGCATGATATGGAGTTTTATCTTTTCATGCACTTTGGACCCAATACATTTACTGACCTGGAATGGGGGCATGGCACAGAAAAAGAAGAGGTCTTCAATCCTACAAACCTGGATTGTGAGCAATGGTGCCGTATTGCAAAAGCATCAGGGGCAAAGGGGATCATCATCACCGCCAAGCACCACGACGGGTTTTGTTTATGGCCCAGTAAGTTTTCGAAACATACTGTCCGGGAAAGCAAATGGAAGAATGGAAAGGGAGATGTACTTAAGGAATTATCGGCCGCCTGCAGGAAATACGGGTTGAAGTTCGGGGTTTATATCTCTCCCTGGGACAGGAACCACCCCGATTACGGAACAGAGAAATACAACGATGTGTTTGTGAATATGATGAAGGAGCTGTTCACCAGCTATGGCCCCATCTGGGAACTCTGGTGGGATGGCGCCAATGGCGAGGGGCCCAATGGAAAGAAACAGGTGTATGACTGGAAGCGGTTTGAGAGAACTGTCCGTGAACTTTCACCCCGTACTGTTGTGTTCAGTGATATCGGTCCCGATATCCGCTGGGTGGGAAATGAAAGCGGTATTGCCGGGGTCACCAACTGGAATACACTGGATACTGCAGGTTTTACAAGGGGTGCAGGCGGCCCCCCAGGATACTCTAAACACAGGAAATGTAAATGGAAAGAACTGGATACCGGCCGAATGTGA
- a CDS encoding alpha-L-fucosidase, with translation MSIRPGWFYHKAEDSKVKTPEQLFDLYLKSVGRGANLLLNVPPDGRGLIHENDSTALVGFKKLKGGSFSNNLAKNSIVNITYGHALFTTKKLTDDNSQTIETFQDPDEDVKAIGNDGINISFKAKTEINCISINEALVHGQRVRIFEVILMDENVKVLSRIPGKTIGRKRIITFEKQKVRNINIRFFEAKNNPIISEVGVYLIDEKLVEK, from the coding sequence GTGAGTATAAGACCCGGCTGGTTTTACCATAAGGCAGAAGACAGCAAAGTAAAAACGCCTGAACAGTTATTTGATCTGTATTTAAAAAGTGTTGGGCGTGGGGCAAATTTATTATTGAATGTACCACCCGATGGGAGAGGGTTGATACATGAGAATGATTCGACGGCGTTGGTTGGATTTAAGAAATTGAAAGGAGGAAGTTTTAGCAACAATCTTGCAAAAAATTCAATAGTTAATATTACTTATGGGCACGCTCTGTTTACTACAAAAAAACTAACTGATGATAATAGTCAAACAATAGAAACATTTCAAGATCCGGATGAAGATGTTAAGGCAATTGGAAATGATGGTATCAATATTTCATTCAAAGCAAAGACCGAAATAAATTGTATTTCCATAAATGAAGCATTAGTACATGGACAAAGAGTGAGAATATTTGAGGTCATATTAATGGATGAAAACGTAAAAGTATTGTCCCGGATACCGGGGAAAACAATTGGCCGAAAGAGAATAATCACTTTTGAAAAACAAAAAGTAAGGAATATCAATATTCGCTTTTTTGAAGCAAAGAATAATCCAATTATCAGCGAAGTTGGCGTGTACCTAATTGACGAAAAACTCGTTGAAAAATAA
- a CDS encoding T9SS type A sorting domain-containing protein: protein MKAAKYAGILILLFTFMQLNAQVINKVEYFIDTDPGFGNGTNVSITAAANITDLLIPVDISALGKGLHNVYLRSRDDGGNWSLTRRWLFVKDFAAGNVNKAEYFVDTDPGFGNGTDVAVSAGTNISNVLIPVDISPFGMGLHSVYLRTKDVNGTWSLTSRWLFFKDIARDNLLGGEYFFDTDPGFGNGTAIPFGTGLGTNVPDFSFGASLSGIPNGLHYLFIRTKEANGKWSLTNVIQFDKDEPLPVKLVYFNVTAEGKKAHLSWQTATEQNSDRFDIERSMDGLHFEKIGSVKAAGNSTAHINYNYFDPGPKKGINYYRLKEVDIDNSLQYSETKTAKFGDDIRFALYNNPTNGADLVIKTNQLPASLLIFDASGKKLKEIILNAGTYSLPVHELAAGTYLAVLSKDGKVMGVEKFMVSH from the coding sequence ATGAAAGCAGCTAAATATGCCGGGATCCTGATATTGCTGTTCACGTTCATGCAACTGAACGCCCAGGTCATCAATAAGGTTGAGTATTTTATTGATACCGATCCGGGGTTTGGCAACGGAACCAATGTTTCCATAACAGCTGCAGCAAATATTACCGACCTGCTGATCCCGGTCGACATATCTGCACTGGGAAAAGGGCTTCACAATGTTTACCTGCGTTCAAGAGATGATGGCGGAAACTGGTCTTTAACAAGACGCTGGCTGTTTGTAAAGGACTTTGCAGCCGGCAATGTAAACAAGGCTGAGTATTTTGTTGATACCGATCCGGGGTTTGGCAATGGAACCGATGTTGCTGTCAGTGCAGGTACAAACATCAGCAATGTACTGATACCGGTCGACATCAGTCCATTCGGAATGGGCCTGCACTCTGTTTACCTGCGAACAAAAGACGTTAACGGAACATGGTCGCTCACCAGCCGCTGGCTATTCTTTAAGGACATTGCCCGGGATAACCTGCTGGGTGGAGAATATTTCTTTGATACCGATCCCGGCTTTGGCAACGGAACAGCCATACCCTTTGGAACCGGGTTAGGGACCAATGTGCCGGATTTTTCTTTCGGGGCCAGCTTATCCGGCATACCCAATGGACTTCATTATCTTTTTATCCGCACCAAAGAAGCCAATGGGAAATGGTCGCTTACCAACGTGATCCAGTTTGATAAAGATGAGCCACTGCCGGTTAAACTGGTCTATTTTAATGTAACGGCGGAAGGGAAGAAGGCACACCTTAGCTGGCAAACGGCCACCGAACAGAACAGCGACCGCTTTGATATTGAGCGAAGCATGGATGGTTTGCATTTTGAAAAGATTGGATCGGTAAAAGCAGCAGGCAACAGCACTGCACATATTAATTACAATTATTTTGATCCCGGGCCAAAAAAAGGAATTAACTATTACCGCCTGAAAGAAGTGGACATTGACAACAGCCTGCAGTATTCAGAAACAAAAACTGCAAAGTTCGGCGATGATATCCGCTTTGCATTATACAATAACCCCACGAACGGTGCTGACCTGGTTATAAAGACCAATCAGCTTCCTGCAAGTTTATTGATCTTTGACGCCTCGGGTAAAAAACTGAAAGAGATAATCCTGAATGCAGGTACGTATTCTCTGCCGGTTCATGAACTGGCTGCCGGTACCTACCTGGCCGTACTCAGCAAAGATGGAAAGGTTATGGGCGTGGAGAAATTCATGGTCAGCCATTAA
- a CDS encoding response regulator transcription factor codes for MPTRIAIADDKQINRTSVKEKIMSFEEIELVLEARNGHDFLEQLKQLPGEKRPQVVLMDLEMPVMDGIQTIRLASSAYPDIKFIVLTVFEDNEKIFEAIKAGAGGYLLKDDTAVNIIDAITTVVEYNGIPMSPAIARKTMELLKRSTVPVHDEAIGDVPLLTDREMEILKEMVTGKNYKAIGEKLFISPLTVRKHVAHIYEKLHVNSRAQIINLAHKNKWV; via the coding sequence ATGCCAACCCGGATAGCCATCGCCGACGATAAGCAGATAAACCGGACTTCGGTAAAGGAGAAGATCATGTCGTTCGAAGAAATTGAGCTGGTGCTGGAAGCAAGGAACGGCCATGATTTCCTGGAGCAGCTGAAACAATTACCGGGTGAAAAAAGGCCGCAAGTGGTGTTAATGGACCTGGAGATGCCCGTGATGGATGGTATACAGACGATCCGTCTTGCTTCTTCGGCCTACCCTGATATAAAATTTATTGTGCTTACCGTATTTGAGGACAATGAAAAGATATTTGAAGCCATAAAAGCAGGGGCAGGAGGATATTTACTTAAAGATGATACCGCCGTTAACATCATTGATGCCATTACTACGGTTGTTGAATACAATGGGATACCCATGAGCCCGGCCATTGCAAGAAAGACGATGGAGTTGCTCAAGCGATCAACGGTGCCGGTTCACGATGAGGCCATTGGCGACGTACCGCTGCTTACCGACCGGGAAATGGAGATACTTAAAGAGATGGTCACGGGAAAGAACTATAAGGCCATTGGAGAAAAACTATTCATCTCTCCACTTACCGTACGGAAACACGTGGCGCATATCTATGAAAAACTGCACGTAAACTCCCGTGCACAGATCATCAATCTTGCTCATAAGAACAAGTGGGTTTAG
- a CDS encoding enoyl-CoA hydratase/isomerase family protein: MYSTILTNLENGIFTITINRPDKLNALNASVFTDLDKAVDEINNNPEIRSAIITGAGPKAFIAGADITEFGGLNKEQAMALAKRGQDVFFKIENSKKPIVAAVNGFALGGGCELAMACHFRLCSENAKFGQPEVNLGLIPGYGGTQRLTQLVGKGKSMELQMTAHMVDANEALQLGLVNHVTTAESLLERTKDILTVIRSKAPIAVGKIIECVNVATVSDSAYTNGKSGYDKEMEAFGDCFITEDMKEGTSAFLEKRKANFKGK, from the coding sequence ATGTACAGCACCATCCTCACCAACCTGGAGAACGGAATCTTCACCATCACCATCAACCGGCCCGATAAGCTGAATGCACTGAATGCATCGGTATTCACCGACCTGGACAAAGCCGTTGATGAAATAAACAACAATCCGGAAATAAGATCTGCCATAATAACCGGCGCCGGTCCAAAAGCATTTATTGCCGGCGCAGATATTACGGAGTTTGGCGGTTTGAATAAAGAACAGGCAATGGCATTGGCAAAACGTGGACAGGATGTATTCTTTAAAATTGAGAACAGCAAAAAACCAATCGTTGCTGCCGTAAATGGTTTTGCATTGGGCGGTGGTTGCGAACTGGCCATGGCCTGTCATTTCCGTTTATGCAGTGAAAATGCAAAATTCGGTCAGCCGGAAGTAAACCTGGGTTTGATACCCGGTTATGGCGGCACCCAACGCCTGACACAACTGGTGGGCAAAGGGAAAAGCATGGAACTGCAGATGACAGCACATATGGTGGATGCCAATGAAGCCCTTCAGCTGGGTTTGGTGAATCATGTGACCACGGCTGAAAGTTTACTGGAAAGAACCAAAGATATCTTAACGGTAATCCGGTCAAAGGCCCCGATCGCTGTCGGAAAGATCATTGAGTGTGTGAATGTGGCCACGGTAAGCGACAGCGCTTACACCAATGGCAAAAGCGGGTACGATAAAGAAATGGAAGCATTCGGCGATTGCTTTATCACCGAAGACATGAAAGAAGGCACCAGTGCCTTCCTCGAAAAACGAAAAGCCAACTTCAAAGGAAAATAA
- a CDS encoding cobalamin B12-binding domain-containing protein: MNRPIRVLVAKVGLDGHDRGAKVIATALRNAGMEVIYTGLRQTPEMVVNAALQEDVDAIGVSILSGAHNTVFPKIIALMKEKKMDDVLLTGGGIIPEEDMEQLNKMGVGKLFAPGATTSEIAGYIKAWVKEHRNF, encoded by the coding sequence ATGAACAGACCCATCAGAGTATTGGTTGCCAAAGTAGGACTGGATGGCCACGACCGTGGAGCCAAGGTGATCGCTACGGCTTTACGGAATGCCGGCATGGAAGTGATCTATACCGGCCTGCGCCAGACACCCGAAATGGTGGTGAATGCCGCCCTGCAGGAAGACGTGGACGCCATTGGCGTAAGCATTCTAAGCGGCGCACACAATACCGTCTTTCCAAAGATCATTGCCCTGATGAAGGAGAAAAAGATGGATGATGTGTTGCTTACCGGCGGCGGCATCATCCCGGAAGAAGATATGGAACAACTGAATAAAATGGGGGTGGGAAAACTCTTTGCTCCGGGCGCCACCACATCCGAGATCGCCGGCTATATTAAAGCCTGGGTAAAAGAGCACAGGAATTTTTAA
- a CDS encoding polysaccharide deacetylase family protein, whose amino-acid sequence MFYLAKTPNWVKKLFGRSTWEMPGNGKNIFLTFDDGPHPVITPFVLDELDKYGAKATFFCIGRNVAENPLVYKEIQARGHAVGNHTHNHLNGWKTKPGDYLADVLQAREYIGSGLFRPPYGRITRRQHRELIQLKQPFQVVMWSVLSGDFDTGLSPGQCCANVINNAHNGSIVVFHDSGKAEKRMRYALPEVLKHFSEQGYSFQKIGPV is encoded by the coding sequence ATGTTTTACCTTGCCAAAACGCCCAACTGGGTAAAAAAATTGTTCGGCAGAAGTACCTGGGAGATGCCGGGTAACGGAAAAAACATATTCTTAACATTTGACGATGGTCCGCACCCGGTGATCACCCCCTTTGTGCTTGATGAACTGGACAAATACGGGGCAAAGGCCACTTTTTTCTGCATAGGCAGGAATGTAGCTGAGAACCCCTTGGTTTATAAGGAAATACAGGCCAGGGGGCATGCTGTAGGCAATCATACCCATAACCACCTGAACGGGTGGAAGACAAAACCGGGGGATTATCTTGCTGATGTGCTGCAGGCCAGGGAATATATCGGTTCCGGTCTTTTCAGGCCTCCCTACGGGCGGATCACCCGGAGGCAACATAGGGAACTTATACAATTGAAACAACCATTCCAGGTGGTGATGTGGAGCGTTTTAAGCGGCGATTTCGATACCGGCCTGTCCCCCGGGCAATGTTGCGCAAACGTCATCAATAATGCCCATAACGGCTCTATAGTTGTTTTTCATGATAGCGGGAAGGCAGAAAAAAGGATGCGGTATGCATTGCCCGAAGTATTAAAGCACTTTTCCGAACAGGGCTATTCGTTCCAAAAGATCGGACCGGTTTAA
- a CDS encoding TatD family hydrolase — protein sequence MLIDTHCHLYLDNFKPDLAEVMRRADDAGVKRFYLPAIDSSETENMLKLEASYPGICFAMMGLHPCSVKGNYKDELDMVGDWLAKRKFAAVGEIGLDFYWDKTFADEQYAAFRMQIEWSLQYGLPIVIHTRNAMQETIDVVSEYVPRGVRGIFHCFGDSYENASQITGMGFYLGIGGVLTYKKSGLAEVLAKVDLNHVVLETDSPYLTPVPFRGRRNESSYLKYVVEKLAEIKNMPAEEVAAITSSNAQKIFGL from the coding sequence ATGCTGATAGATACCCATTGTCATTTGTACCTGGATAATTTCAAACCGGACCTGGCGGAGGTAATGCGGCGTGCGGATGATGCAGGTGTTAAACGATTTTACCTGCCCGCCATCGACAGCAGTGAAACGGAGAATATGCTGAAACTTGAAGCCAGCTATCCAGGTATCTGTTTTGCCATGATGGGCCTGCACCCCTGTTCCGTAAAGGGAAACTATAAGGATGAACTGGATATGGTGGGAGACTGGCTTGCCAAAAGAAAGTTTGCAGCAGTAGGAGAGATCGGCCTTGATTTTTACTGGGATAAAACGTTTGCGGATGAACAATATGCTGCATTCCGGATGCAGATCGAATGGTCTTTACAATATGGGCTTCCCATCGTGATACATACCCGTAATGCCATGCAGGAGACCATTGATGTGGTCAGCGAATATGTGCCACGGGGTGTACGGGGCATTTTTCACTGCTTTGGCGACAGCTACGAAAATGCCAGCCAGATAACTGGTATGGGATTTTACCTCGGCATTGGGGGGGTACTTACCTATAAGAAATCAGGATTGGCTGAAGTGCTGGCAAAGGTCGATTTGAACCATGTGGTGCTGGAAACAGATTCGCCCTACCTTACCCCGGTCCCGTTCCGGGGCAGGCGAAATGAAAGCAGTTACTTAAAATACGTGGTTGAAAAACTGGCCGAAATAAAGAATATGCCCGCAGAAGAAGTTGCTGCAATAACAAGCAGCAACGCTCAAAAAATATTCGGCTTATAA
- a CDS encoding SUMF1/EgtB/PvdO family nonheme iron enzyme, which translates to MKKLFSGKSLAILLIAALSLSACKKSGSKKSGKSSATGWNYDDKNMGNFHVAKVKYPKAGPGLVFVQGGSFVMGAKDEDVMGDWNNIPRRITVPSFFIDETEVANVHYREYLYWLENTFSGDTNILNKALPDTLVWREELAYNEPYVEYYFRFPSYNYYPVVGVSWRQAHDFCIWRTDRVNELNLQTKGYLKKDAIKREMKGAGADGSFNTETYLMAPDMIQGRNKPKKSNLKDVNGKPRSSVRMDDGILNMGYRLPTEAEWEYAAYGMLAQNPSPRKKEGKSGEELFSNQQIYSWSNNPNGLRDNRRGSWQGKFLANFKRGSGDNMGVAGGLNDRAAIPGNIKSFYPNAFGLYNMSGNVSEWVGDVYRPLTPTDAQDFNYFRGNKFQKYYKNSSGEYERDSMGRLKKVDISDEEVKNRSNYQKNNVINYLDGDSASGVFYGYGITSLISDQSRVIKGGSWNDRPYWLSPGTRRFMEEDQAASTVGFRCAQTYLGPPEGPGFKEGNIFGTRKQNSRKKKK; encoded by the coding sequence ATGAAAAAACTATTTTCAGGTAAAAGTCTGGCGATCCTTTTAATTGCAGCACTTTCGCTAAGTGCCTGTAAGAAAAGCGGTTCAAAAAAGAGTGGTAAATCATCGGCCACCGGCTGGAATTATGATGACAAGAACATGGGAAACTTCCATGTTGCAAAAGTGAAGTATCCAAAGGCAGGGCCCGGACTGGTTTTTGTACAGGGTGGCTCATTTGTAATGGGCGCCAAGGACGAGGACGTAATGGGCGACTGGAATAATATTCCACGCCGGATCACCGTCCCTTCGTTCTTTATTGACGAGACAGAAGTGGCCAACGTTCATTACCGTGAATACCTTTACTGGCTGGAAAATACCTTTTCCGGCGATACCAATATCCTGAATAAGGCATTGCCTGATACACTGGTATGGCGTGAAGAATTAGCCTATAATGAGCCGTACGTTGAATACTATTTCCGCTTCCCCTCATACAATTATTACCCGGTGGTTGGTGTCAGCTGGCGCCAGGCACATGATTTTTGTATCTGGAGGACAGACCGTGTCAATGAACTGAACCTGCAAACTAAAGGGTATCTTAAAAAAGATGCCATCAAAAGGGAAATGAAAGGTGCAGGTGCCGATGGTTCCTTTAATACAGAAACTTACCTGATGGCTCCGGATATGATCCAGGGCCGGAATAAGCCTAAAAAATCTAATCTGAAAGACGTAAACGGCAAACCAAGGTCTTCTGTACGGATGGACGATGGCATCCTGAACATGGGATACCGCCTGCCAACAGAAGCAGAATGGGAATACGCCGCTTATGGCATGCTGGCCCAAAACCCGTCTCCCCGGAAAAAAGAGGGTAAAAGCGGTGAGGAATTGTTCTCAAACCAGCAGATCTATTCCTGGAGCAATAACCCGAACGGATTACGTGATAACCGCCGTGGAAGCTGGCAGGGTAAATTCCTGGCAAACTTCAAGCGTGGAAGTGGTGATAATATGGGTGTAGCCGGTGGTTTGAATGACCGTGCTGCCATTCCTGGAAACATCAAATCTTTCTATCCAAATGCTTTTGGTCTGTATAATATGAGTGGTAACGTGAGTGAGTGGGTTGGAGACGTTTACCGGCCTTTAACACCTACTGATGCCCAGGACTTCAACTACTTCCGGGGTAATAAATTCCAGAAATATTACAAGAATTCATCCGGCGAATACGAAAGAGACAGCATGGGCCGCCTGAAAAAAGTAGATATCTCTGATGAAGAAGTAAAGAACCGCAGCAACTACCAGAAGAATAACGTGATCAATTACCTGGATGGCGACTCTGCAAGTGGTGTATTTTACGGCTATGGCATTACTTCATTGATCAGCGATCAATCAAGAGTTATCAAAGGTGGCAGCTGGAACGACAGGCCTTACTGGTTATCTCCCGGAACCCGCAGGTTCATGGAAGAAGACCAGGCTGCAAGTACGGTTGGTTTCCGATGCGCCCAGACCTATCTTGGTCCGCCGGAAGGCCCCGGATTTAAGGAGGGTAACATTTTTGGGACCCGCAAGCAGAATTCAAGAAAGAAAAAGAAATAA